In bacterium, the sequence GGATCTCGGATGCGAACGGTCGTGCGGAGACCCTTCCGCTCAGGCTCGTTCGCCCGAAGGATAAGGCGGATCCCTACCTCTTTGCTTATCCGAGCAGCCCGCCGGTGGTGGGGCAATCCTATCTGCTCCACGTCGAGATCACTGCGGGCGGCAACCCTTACGTTGGGGACTTCACCTACAACCACCGGGCAAAGTAGCGCTTTTCGCCGAGAAATCGTGCAAAATGCCAAGCGCCATCCCACCCATCGGCGTGCATCGTAACGGTGCGAGCCGCAGGCGCAGCCGCGAACCCCGACATGGGGAAGGGAGGTGGGATCCATGACCACGCATTGCAAGCGCTGGGCATCTTTCTTGGGCCTCACAGCGGCCTTCGCGGGCCTCTCGACGCCCGCTCTTGCCCAGCCTCCCACCCCCACGGCCGGCGTTTCGGGCTACCAACCGAGCGGAGCCATCGGGACCTTCGCCTGGTATGCGAACGGCAACTACTTCGCGGGCCCGAACACCCTCTCGGCCAACGCCTTCATGCCGGGCCTCGCCGTGAGCCTGGCCCTGGCGCCGGGCTTCTCGGTGGGGGCCTGGGGCATGACCGGGGCGTTCGGCGGCGCGCTCGGTGGGGTGGTGGGCCCCTTCACCAATGCCGACCTGGAAGGCAAGCTCAGGCTCGCGCAGGGCGCGACGGGGGCCCTGACGGGGGACGTCGGGATCGCCGTGCGCTCGATCGGGGTGGGCGATCTGGCCTCGCCGCGCCTGGTGGGCGTGTCCCCCAAGATCGGCGCCATCTTCGACATGCGCCTGCCTGCGAGCACCTTCTTGCAGGTGCGAGGCGATTGGGCTCCTCTCATGTACCTGGACGGGATGCGGACCGACCTGTTCGACTACAAGGTGGGCTTCGGCTGGCGCCTCGTGCAGGGCCTCGGGGTCGATCTGGGCTTGCGGGGCCAGACCGCCGTCGGGCCCACCAACGTCATCAGCCTCAACGGTCCTTACCTGGGGTTCGGGTACGTCTTCTGATATTAATGTTGGGTTTAGTTTGATTGAAACTTGACTGATCGCCCGCAAGCCATGGGCCTCTCGTTCGGATAACTCTCCTGTGAACGGTTTCTGAACGGGAGGCCCATGATGCGCACCGGCTTGATTTCCACGCTCTTTGGCACGGCGCCCACCCAGCGTCGCGGCGAGACGATCTCCAAGATCCTCGCGGGCGGTGACGATACGCCTGCCGTCGCACCGTCCGGCGATCGCCTCTCGCTCTCGGGCGCCCCGAAGAACGGGCGCTTTGCAGACGCCCCCGAGCTGCGCGCCGCCATGGCAGGTCAGGCTGTGCGCCTTGGCGCCAAGGGCGAAGGGGTGAAGGCCGTTCAGGTCGCCCTGCTCGATCTGGGCTTCGCCCTGCCCGCCGGGGCCGACGGCGCTTTCGGCGCGCAGACCACCCTCGCCCTCAAGAACTTCCAGGCGAGCCAGGGCCTGCCGAAGACCGGTGAGCTGGACGCCGCCACCATGCGCAGCCTCGACGAGGTCGCCCCCGCCCCAGGCCTCAAGGCCTGGGAGGATCCCAACCTCTCCCCCAAGGCCTTCGTCGCCCCCGAGATGGTCAAGGGCAAGCCCAGCCGGGGCGTGGCCGCCATCGACCAGCACCGCTTCTTCCTCTACGACCGCCAGGGCAAGCTCGAGAAGATCTACCCCATCGCCACCGGCAAGGGCGAGAATGCGACCGATGCGGGGATCAAGATCGTCAGCGGCAAGCTCGCCGATCCCACCAACGTCGCCAAGCAGCTGTGGCCCGAATCCGGCGGCCGCGCCTTCGGCACGCGCCTGGTGGACCTCTCCTGGTACGACCCGAACACCGGCAAGAGCACCCGCAGCGGCGAGGAGCTGCACGGTACCTTCGATCGCAACTCCATCGGCCGCGACGCCTCGCACGGCTGCATGCGCTTCTTCAACGAGGACATCGAGGAGGTCTACAACCGCCTCAAGGTCGGAGACGTGGTGGTGACCAAGGCTTGAGCGAGGGGCCTTACCTCAAGCCTACGTGATGCCTCGTATAAAGCAATGTAAAGAATGCAAGAAGGGGTGTTGACTTCAACCCGCTATCCGCAGTACTATAAAAAAGTTCCGAGGGGTTGTAGTTCAGTTGGTTAGAATGCCGCCCTGTCAAGGCGGAGGTCGCGGGTTCGAGCCCCGTCAACCCCGCTCCGAGGAATGAGAGCCCGGTACCGAAAGGTACCGGGCTCTTCTCTTTTCTTCCCCCGCGCAAGGGAGCGTCCGGGCGAGGCGATGGTATCATGCGCCAGGGAAGCTGTTCGCTTCATCTTGCCCGCCGTCCGAGGCCGAGGTTCTCCGCATGGAACGGTACCCGCCAGGCTCTCAAGCTTTTCCGGCCAACCGCGACCGCTTTCAGCGCAGCGGCCGGGGGCCGGTCTTCGCTGCGCGCGCGCCGCTGCCCGAGGCGCCGATGGCACCCGAGCTACCCGCCGAGCCCGAGGCGCGCCTGGCGCTCGCGAGCCATCCTTTGACCGCGAGCGCTCAGCTTGCCGCCCTCGCCCGGGACGAGGCCCCCGAGGTCCGGGCCATGCTCGCCAGGCGTCACGACGTGCCGGCAGAGGCCCTGCTGTTGCTCGCCTCGGATCCCGACGTCGGCCTGCGCGTCCAGCTCGCTTGCCGTCGCGACTTGCCGCCTTCGGTCGTCTCGCGCCTCGCGCGGGACGAGGCCCCCGAGGTCTTGATCGCGCTCGCCGACAACCCCACCATCCCCGAGCAGGTCCTGTGGGCCCTCGCGGATTCGCCCGCCTGTGACGCCGAGGCGGCCTCGCTGCTCCTGGCGCACCCCCGGTGCGGGGCGCCACTGGTCGAGCGCTTCGCGCGATCCGCCGACGCCTGGGTGCGTCGCCTCGCCGCCCAGCATCCCTTGCTTTCGCCCCACGCTCTGCGCCTCTTGGCTCACGACGCGGACTCGGCCGTGCGCGAGGCGGCCTACCTGAACCCCCGCGCGGATGCGGCGGTGCTCTCGGCCTTCGCCGACGATCCGGATCCGCGCCTGAGAGAGCGCCTCGCGCTCGATCGCCGCTCGGCCGAGGCGGTGCTCGCGCTCTTGGTGCAGGACGAGGAGCCGGCCGTTCGCCTTGCCCTGCTGCGCTCCGACAAGCTGACCGGGGCCTTGGTGTTGTCCCTGGCCGCCGACCCGGATCCACGGGTGCAGGAGGGGGTCGCGACCCATCCGCTGGCGGGCCCTGCGGCTCTGACGACGCTCGCCAAGAGCGGCTTTGCCCGGGTGAGGCGTGCGGTGCTCGTCCAC encodes:
- a CDS encoding murein L,D-transpeptidase encodes the protein MRTGLISTLFGTAPTQRRGETISKILAGGDDTPAVAPSGDRLSLSGAPKNGRFADAPELRAAMAGQAVRLGAKGEGVKAVQVALLDLGFALPAGADGAFGAQTTLALKNFQASQGLPKTGELDAATMRSLDEVAPAPGLKAWEDPNLSPKAFVAPEMVKGKPSRGVAAIDQHRFFLYDRQGKLEKIYPIATGKGENATDAGIKIVSGKLADPTNVAKQLWPESGGRAFGTRLVDLSWYDPNTGKSTRSGEELHGTFDRNSIGRDASHGCMRFFNEDIEEVYNRLKVGDVVVTKA